From the Candidatus Neomarinimicrobiota bacterium genome, one window contains:
- the rpe gene encoding ribulose-phosphate 3-epimerase has protein sequence MASEFKLAPSILSADFSNLQSALSQCEKGGAHWIHVDVMDNQFVPNLTIGPPVVKSIRPKTNKFLDVHMMVIEPEKLVEPFAKAGADLITFHIEATDDPQSVIDLIKSTGTQVGISIKPSTPLSDIEPFYDQVDLILVMSVEPGFGGQGYVDGSTERIRNIKKRLKEQCLQDRVLIEVDGGIKLHNAKEAIDAGADVLVAGSAVFGADDPVQTIKDFYNLGSQEGS, from the coding sequence ATGGCCTCAGAATTCAAGCTAGCTCCATCTATTTTATCTGCTGATTTTTCAAATCTGCAATCAGCCCTATCACAATGCGAAAAAGGTGGTGCCCACTGGATTCATGTGGATGTGATGGATAATCAATTTGTCCCTAATTTGACGATTGGCCCACCTGTGGTGAAATCGATACGGCCTAAAACGAATAAATTTCTGGACGTCCATATGATGGTGATTGAACCAGAAAAACTGGTAGAACCATTTGCAAAAGCAGGTGCGGACTTAATCACATTCCATATTGAGGCAACGGATGATCCCCAATCGGTGATCGACCTTATTAAATCCACCGGGACGCAAGTGGGAATCTCGATAAAACCATCCACGCCATTATCAGATATTGAACCATTCTATGATCAAGTTGATCTCATTTTGGTTATGAGTGTTGAGCCGGGATTTGGTGGGCAGGGATACGTTGATGGATCCACGGAAAGAATTCGGAATATTAAGAAAAGATTAAAAGAACAGTGTTTGCAGGATAGAGTGTTAATCGAAGTGGATGGTGGCATTAAGCTCCACAATGCAAAAGAAGCAATTGATGCAGGCGCCGATGTATTGGTAGCCGGTTCTGCTGTCTTTGGCGCGGATGATCCCGTACAAACTATTAAAGATTTTTATAACTTAGGAAGCCAAGAAGGAAGTTAA
- the tkt gene encoding transketolase, translating into MRTYQDIDTFSEWTTEEQNQFALAVTKGLIMDTVRKANSGHSGGPMSSADFTQILFTEYLNFDPNNPDWFNRDRFVLSAGHESALIYAMLTQIGWLNMDDIQNFRQLHSRTPGHPEVEIPGVEATTGPLGQGFGMAVGMATAESMLRARVGDLVSHFTYVVAGDGDFQEPITLGAGSMAGHWGLSRLIVFYDSNNAQISGKVDRADSTNYAQVFEGFGWHVQEIDGHDHEQIREAIEKAQVVDRPSLIIGTTIMAQGSANMEGDHETHGAPLPQDEIDATKEKLGLPDEPFYLPEEVLNHFQTRFAALNENVSEWNNAVSSACEDSTFKSVWNATVMDQLGDIDYPKFEAGTSIATRKAFGTTLDKFAEQVPSIVGGSADLEPSNYTGNFAKTYEDFTRENRSGRNLAFGVREFPMAAAMNGMALHGGVIPFGGTFLVFADYERPALRLAAIQQCRVIHEFTHDSFWVGEDGPTHQPIEHAMALRTIPNFNVFRPADAKETAACFRLAIDQKETPSALLLTRQGVKVLSQDMDAIVEGVSKGAYAVVDCENPDLVFLATGSEVGLAMEVAATMNDKNIRVVSMPCWEIFEQQSHEYINALIPRRGAMKISMEAGITMGWDKYIGPNGLSIGIDHFGASAPGKDLAQEFGFTADQVESKIRDHINKLL; encoded by the coding sequence ATGAGAACATACCAGGATATAGATACTTTTTCAGAATGGACTACCGAGGAGCAAAACCAATTTGCACTGGCGGTCACCAAAGGATTGATCATGGATACGGTCCGCAAAGCCAATTCTGGTCACAGTGGCGGACCTATGTCATCGGCGGATTTTACCCAAATCCTTTTTACTGAATATTTGAATTTTGATCCCAATAATCCCGATTGGTTCAACCGCGATCGGTTCGTTCTTTCAGCTGGTCATGAATCGGCACTTATTTATGCAATGTTGACCCAAATCGGTTGGCTAAATATGGATGATATTCAAAATTTTCGTCAACTTCACAGCCGTACGCCGGGCCATCCAGAAGTTGAAATTCCCGGCGTTGAAGCCACCACCGGCCCATTAGGACAAGGCTTCGGAATGGCCGTTGGTATGGCCACAGCCGAATCTATGTTGCGGGCGCGGGTTGGCGATTTGGTCAGCCATTTTACTTATGTGGTCGCCGGCGATGGCGACTTTCAAGAACCGATTACATTGGGTGCCGGTTCCATGGCAGGTCATTGGGGTTTGTCTCGACTCATTGTATTTTATGATTCTAATAATGCACAAATTTCTGGAAAAGTGGATCGTGCTGATTCAACCAATTATGCCCAGGTTTTTGAAGGATTCGGTTGGCATGTTCAGGAAATTGATGGCCATGATCATGAACAAATTCGAGAAGCTATTGAAAAAGCCCAAGTCGTTGATCGCCCAAGTTTAATTATTGGAACAACAATAATGGCACAGGGATCGGCTAATATGGAAGGAGATCATGAGACTCATGGTGCGCCACTACCACAGGATGAGATTGATGCCACCAAAGAAAAATTAGGTCTCCCAGATGAACCATTTTATTTACCGGAAGAAGTGCTGAATCACTTCCAAACCCGTTTTGCAGCATTAAACGAAAATGTAAGTGAATGGAACAATGCAGTCTCGAGCGCTTGTGAAGACAGCACATTTAAATCGGTTTGGAATGCAACAGTTATGGATCAATTGGGTGATATAGATTATCCCAAATTTGAAGCTGGTACATCGATTGCCACCCGTAAAGCTTTCGGCACCACGCTTGATAAATTTGCCGAACAAGTGCCGTCCATTGTAGGTGGTTCAGCAGATTTGGAGCCGTCAAATTATACAGGAAATTTCGCCAAGACTTACGAAGATTTCACGAGAGAAAATCGATCCGGGCGTAACCTTGCATTTGGCGTACGGGAATTCCCTATGGCAGCAGCAATGAATGGCATGGCACTCCATGGTGGTGTGATTCCTTTTGGAGGAACATTTTTAGTTTTTGCCGATTATGAACGGCCGGCTCTGCGATTGGCAGCCATTCAACAATGTCGGGTCATTCATGAATTCACCCACGATTCATTTTGGGTTGGGGAAGATGGCCCAACACATCAACCTATCGAACATGCCATGGCACTTCGCACGATACCCAATTTCAATGTATTTCGCCCAGCAGATGCCAAAGAAACAGCAGCATGTTTTCGATTAGCAATTGATCAAAAGGAAACGCCGAGTGCATTGTTGCTCACTCGTCAAGGCGTGAAAGTTTTGAGTCAAGATATGGATGCAATCGTTGAAGGTGTATCCAAAGGCGCTTATGCTGTTGTTGATTGTGAAAATCCTGATTTGGTTTTTCTTGCAACAGGATCAGAAGTTGGTTTGGCAATGGAAGTGGCTGCAACAATGAATGATAAAAATATCCGTGTGGTGAGTATGCCTTGTTGGGAAATATTTGAACAGCAATCCCATGAATATATAAATGCACTTATTCCACGCCGAGGTGCTATGAAAATTTCCATGGAAGCGGGAATCACGATGGGATGGGATAAATATATTGGCCCTAACGGACTTTCAATTGGTATTGATCATTTTGGCGCGTCAGCGCCGGGGAAAGATTTAGCCCAGGAATTTGGTTTTACTGCAGATCAAGTTGAATCAAAAATTAGAGATCATATAAACAAACTACTATAG
- a CDS encoding RpiB/LacA/LacB family sugar-phosphate isomerase: MKIHIATDHAGLELKNIIRDYLIEKGHAVTDHGAHEYDALDDYPDFIFPCAHAVAADKESRGIILGGSGQGEAMAANRVKGVRAAVFYNGPKEIVKLSREHNNANILSLGARFMSEDEICDIIDFWLDESFEGGRHQRRIEKLDQ; encoded by the coding sequence ATGAAAATACATATTGCAACAGACCACGCCGGACTTGAACTCAAAAATATCATTCGGGATTATTTAATTGAAAAAGGCCACGCCGTAACTGATCATGGGGCTCACGAATATGATGCTTTGGACGATTATCCCGATTTTATTTTTCCTTGTGCTCACGCTGTAGCGGCGGACAAAGAAAGTCGCGGAATTATTTTAGGCGGTTCGGGACAAGGAGAAGCTATGGCGGCTAATCGAGTGAAAGGTGTAAGAGCGGCGGTTTTTTATAATGGTCCGAAAGAAATTGTGAAACTCTCTAGAGAGCATAATAATGCCAATATATTATCTTTGGGTGCCCGGTTTATGTCTGAAGATGAAATTTGTGATATTATAGACTTTTGGCTGGATGAATCCTTTGAAGGGGGACGACATCAGAGAAGGATTGAAAAGTTAGATCAATAA